GAAGCAGCTTCCGACGATGCTCCTGCGGTAGAAGAAGAAGAAGTCTTTACGTTGAAGGAAGTGCCGGACGACGGGATCAAACGGCGCTGGTACGTGTTGCAGGCGCATACAGGGCAAGAAGCAGCCGTAAAAGAAATGCTCCTTGCGCGCGCCCAACAACTCTCTAATCCGAATTTTATATCCAATGTATTTGTGCCTATCGAAGAAGTGGAAGTGGTTCGCGGCGGACAAAAACGCATTTCCCGCCACAAATGCTTCCCCGGTTATGTGTTGGTACAGTTGCCTGAACGGCCTGAAACACAGGCTGAATTGTGGCACATGATCAAAGACACACCTAGTGTGAGCGGATTCATTGGTGGTTCGCGCAATGCCCCCTCTCCCCTCGATGACAGCGAAGTACAAGCTATTGTTGAAGTCGTCCGCGGAGAACGGGAACGTCCGAAACCCAAGATTGATTTTGATGTTGGCGAACGGGTTCGCATTACGGATGGACCTTTTGCTAACTTTCTTGGACTTATTGAAGAAATCGACAATGAACGATCCATTGTCAAAGTAATAGTTGAAATTTTTGAACGTCAGACGAGCATCGAAGTTGAGTTCTGGCAAATAGAACAAATGTAGCATGGAGTTACAGTAACATGGCCCCCCCAAAAAAGAAAAAAATAAAAGCCCAGGTAAAATTACAGGTCAAAGCAGGACAAGCGAATCCTGCGCCGCCTGTAGGTCCTGCTTTGGGTCAGCACGGCGTTAATATCATGGATTTCTGCAATCAGTTTAATGAGCGCACCCGTGAACAACAAGGTCTCGTCATTCCGGTAATCATTACAATTTATGAAGATCGCAGCTTTTCCTTTGAAACCAAAACCCCTCCCGCCGGCGTGTTGTTGAAGCGTGCTGCCAAATTAGCAAAAGCATCCGCTGAACCCAACAAGACCAAAGTCGGTTCTGTTACCGACGCACAGATTGAAGAGATTGCTACGTTAAAAATGCAAGATCTTAATGCCGCCAGCCTAGAAACAGCCAAAAGTATGGTGCGCGGCAGTGCGCGGAGCATGGGCATAACCATCGATACCAAATCATAATCCCGCCTACGGGCATCTTCTTGTATCATCATCACTTAAACGTGGGAGGAAGCAATTCCGTCAATACCACAGGAGAACTGAGTCATGGCTAAACATAGCAAACGCGTTGACGCTTTTAGAAAACAAATTGACAAACACACGTACCACACCGTAGAAGAATGCTGCAGCCTCGCCAAGGAAAACGCTACTGCAAAATTTGACGAGACAATTGAACTTGCTTTTCTACTGGGCGTGGATCCCCGTCATGCGGACCAAATGGTTCGTGGTTCCGTAGCTTTGCCGCACGGAACGGGTAAACAAGTACGGGTTGTTGTTTTTTGTGAACAGGAAGATCAAATTGCGGCGGCTACCGAAGCCGGCGCAGAAGCCGTGGGCAGTGAAGAACTTGTTACGCGAATCCAAGGCGGTTGGACTGATTTCGACGCCGCAGTGGCAACCCCTGCCATGATGCGCCTTGTCGGTCGCTTAGGTAAAATCCTGGGACCACGGGGACTGATGCCGAGCCCGAAAGCGGGTACCGTCACCAATGAGGTCGGTCAAGCGGTCAGTGAAATTAAAGCAGGTAAAATTGAATTTCGTGTCGACAAAAACGCAAACATTCATGTGCCTATTGGCAAAGCATCTTTCACCCAAGAACAAATTCTTGAAAATGCGGTCAGTGTTATCGAAATTATATTTAAGTCTCGGCCGAGCGCTTGCAAAGGCACCTATTTAAAAGCCTGTACAATGAGCAGTACCATGGGCCCCGGCTTACGCATGGATCCCGCAGCGCTCACTTCCCAGTATCGCTAAGGCGGCTTCTCCCGCAAAACGAATGAATAATGACATGATCCCAACGGGTTGTCCGGCACTATGGTAACGGACAACCCGTTTGCTCTATTATAAGGACTCAGATTAAACAATGCTTTGAGCGCAGTATAAGGAGTTCCCAATGAAAGTACAAGATTTTGCCTATCAAGTTGCTTTGCGTACCATGGATATCTTGGAAAATGTCCAACATTATAAAATTAGTGAGCAACATCGCAAAGATATTCTCGCCACGATTTTGAAAGAAATGGATCAACTGATCCAAAAGTCCTCTGCCCCGCGCAAGGATAAAAAATAAGGCTGTCCTAAAAGAACAGCGCCCGCCAATATCCTTTCTTAAACCCAGTGCAGTGCCTGATCAGGAGTAACAAAAGATAATGAGTAAGTTATGGGGTGGTCGATTTGAAGGTGAGACCGATGCTCTTATGGAACGTTTAGGAGAATCGGTTTCTTTTGATTCCAGACTGGCGCCATGGGATATTCGCGCCAGCATTGCCCACGCGCGGATGCTGGGAAGTTGCAATATTATTACGCAAGAAGAATCAGAGTCCATTATTTCCGGATTAAAAGCGATTCATAAAGAGATTGAAGAGGGATCCATTGTTTGGGATTCCACACTTGAAGACGTGCACGGC
The sequence above is drawn from the Candidatus Hydrogenedentota bacterium genome and encodes:
- the nusG gene encoding transcription termination/antitermination protein NusG → MSEKDYIENESVSEEAASDDAPAVEEEEVFTLKEVPDDGIKRRWYVLQAHTGQEAAVKEMLLARAQQLSNPNFISNVFVPIEEVEVVRGGQKRISRHKCFPGYVLVQLPERPETQAELWHMIKDTPSVSGFIGGSRNAPSPLDDSEVQAIVEVVRGERERPKPKIDFDVGERVRITDGPFANFLGLIEEIDNERSIVKVIVEIFERQTSIEVEFWQIEQM
- the rplK gene encoding 50S ribosomal protein L11; translation: MAPPKKKKIKAQVKLQVKAGQANPAPPVGPALGQHGVNIMDFCNQFNERTREQQGLVIPVIITIYEDRSFSFETKTPPAGVLLKRAAKLAKASAEPNKTKVGSVTDAQIEEIATLKMQDLNAASLETAKSMVRGSARSMGITIDTKS
- a CDS encoding 50S ribosomal protein L1 encodes the protein MAKHSKRVDAFRKQIDKHTYHTVEECCSLAKENATAKFDETIELAFLLGVDPRHADQMVRGSVALPHGTGKQVRVVVFCEQEDQIAAATEAGAEAVGSEELVTRIQGGWTDFDAAVATPAMMRLVGRLGKILGPRGLMPSPKAGTVTNEVGQAVSEIKAGKIEFRVDKNANIHVPIGKASFTQEQILENAVSVIEIIFKSRPSACKGTYLKACTMSSTMGPGLRMDPAALTSQYR